From Gemmatimonadota bacterium, a single genomic window includes:
- a CDS encoding TonB-dependent receptor produces MRVLYILTFVLWNAYSVVAQDFGNLTGKVETEDGEALFAANIVVKGPALEGTRGAITNERGSYRIDNLPPGTYEITISHIGYETVVVSTIEIRAGESITRDFTLTAVALIGQQVVVSASRKQEKALDAPASISIVDASEIRNREVLTMSEYVKTLPGVDYAQTGISQGSMVVRGFNSVFSGTLLTLVDNRIARIPSLRLNAYDLIPLTSDDIERIEIVLGPGSALYGPNSANGVMHIITRSPFGSEGNTISISGGQRSVRKLSLRHASSLNNKIGIKVSGGYVATHDWEYVDPLEVEARGFNPRDYSTERTNGEFRLDFRPTDELTLIGSVGYSKMSGLQQTDLGAGQAKDWTYNFYQGRLLYRGWFAQVFYNTSDAGDTELITAGDPIVDNSHLMVLQLQHNASLGQKQHLAYGADVLLTRPKTQGTVHGMHEGIDDIDEYGIYLQSETNLSDQIDLILAGRIDKHSHIEDPFFSPRAALVIKPNSLNTLRLTYNRAFSTPSTPDLFVDRVGVPDVFMLGTNFSPVLGFSPAIDLRAQGNAGTGFTFRRDDNGLPMYRTPFAPIAGLPKDHYFSLHDPQATNLMWSAARGVILDGLLAQFEPLAIELLADGLGLSPDQATAMIEQLVGIFPGVIPEQLPGLQNTAATLNAETQGFDPISDLANAVTDISKIGSTTTETFELGYKGIVKNKLILAADVYQTRIKNFVSPLRIETPNVFLAPGPLNEALTDAITENLKDPANASLALVLIFLDHLNEPEFGLVGNGNGTGIDELTQLFVSNAALIPFGTIAPEQAADPTAVIVTPRNFGRITLYGADLSFAYYPNEIWAFTGNYSYVSKDLFPNLDNIGDIALNAPRHKFNIGIDCQLPNTPLIISGKLRYRGGFPMQSGIYVGKVDSHTVLDLNLTYQLPLSNDRFTTSLNLNASNLLNQGYRSFVGSPWIGRLITSSLHVRF; encoded by the coding sequence ATGCGCGTATTGTATATCCTTACTTTCGTACTGTGGAATGCTTACTCGGTCGTAGCTCAGGATTTCGGCAACTTGACGGGCAAAGTGGAAACCGAGGACGGAGAAGCATTATTCGCGGCCAATATCGTAGTCAAAGGACCGGCTCTTGAAGGTACCCGGGGCGCAATCACCAACGAACGAGGTAGCTATCGCATCGACAACTTGCCGCCGGGTACTTACGAAATCACCATCAGTCATATCGGCTATGAAACGGTGGTTGTATCGACTATAGAAATCCGCGCAGGCGAAAGTATAACGCGAGACTTTACCCTGACCGCCGTAGCCCTCATCGGTCAACAAGTGGTCGTATCGGCATCGCGCAAACAGGAAAAAGCCCTGGACGCGCCTGCTTCAATTTCAATAGTCGATGCATCTGAAATCAGAAATCGGGAAGTCTTGACCATGAGTGAATACGTCAAGACCCTGCCCGGTGTTGACTATGCTCAAACGGGCATATCGCAAGGCAGCATGGTCGTTCGCGGATTCAACAGTGTATTTTCTGGCACATTGCTCACACTCGTTGACAACCGCATTGCCCGTATCCCCTCTCTGCGCCTCAACGCTTATGATTTGATCCCCCTTACCAGTGACGACATTGAACGCATCGAAATCGTTCTGGGACCCGGGTCTGCGCTTTACGGTCCCAACAGTGCCAATGGCGTCATGCACATTATCACCCGCTCGCCATTTGGATCGGAAGGCAATACAATTTCCATATCCGGCGGCCAGCGCAGTGTGCGAAAATTATCGCTGCGGCACGCCAGCAGCCTCAACAACAAGATCGGGATCAAAGTTTCGGGTGGATATGTTGCAACCCATGACTGGGAATATGTCGATCCCCTGGAAGTGGAAGCACGCGGTTTTAATCCACGCGATTACAGCACAGAAAGGACAAATGGAGAATTCAGGCTCGATTTCCGCCCAACAGATGAGTTGACACTGATAGGGTCGGTGGGCTATTCAAAAATGAGCGGCCTTCAACAGACGGATTTGGGTGCGGGCCAGGCAAAAGACTGGACCTATAATTTTTATCAAGGTCGCCTGCTCTATCGCGGGTGGTTCGCACAAGTCTTCTACAACACCAGTGATGCTGGTGACACGGAACTCATCACAGCCGGTGACCCAATTGTAGATAACTCGCATTTGATGGTCCTGCAATTGCAACACAATGCCAGTTTGGGCCAGAAACAACACTTAGCTTATGGCGCTGATGTACTGCTCACCCGGCCCAAAACACAGGGCACAGTACACGGCATGCATGAAGGCATTGACGACATCGATGAATACGGGATCTACCTGCAAAGCGAAACCAACCTGAGCGATCAAATCGATCTGATATTGGCCGGACGCATCGACAAGCACAGCCATATCGAAGATCCGTTCTTCTCTCCCCGCGCAGCACTGGTCATCAAACCCAACTCTCTCAACACCCTGCGATTGACGTATAACCGCGCATTTAGCACGCCCTCAACCCCAGACTTATTTGTAGATCGGGTTGGCGTCCCCGATGTCTTTATGCTGGGAACAAATTTCAGTCCGGTATTGGGATTTAGTCCAGCAATTGACCTTCGCGCACAGGGTAATGCTGGCACGGGGTTCACATTTCGCAGAGACGACAATGGGCTACCCATGTATCGAACGCCCTTTGCGCCCATAGCGGGCTTGCCAAAAGATCACTACTTCTCTCTGCACGATCCCCAGGCTACCAATCTGATGTGGAGCGCTGCCAGAGGAGTAATACTGGACGGCCTATTGGCACAATTTGAACCTCTGGCAATAGAGCTTCTCGCAGACGGGCTTGGGCTATCACCAGATCAGGCTACTGCAATGATCGAACAACTCGTCGGGATATTTCCCGGAGTTATTCCAGAACAACTACCGGGCTTGCAAAATACAGCTGCGACACTGAATGCAGAAACGCAGGGATTCGATCCCATATCCGACCTCGCCAATGCGGTGACAGACATAAGCAAAATCGGATCAACCACCACAGAAACCTTTGAATTGGGATACAAAGGCATCGTCAAAAACAAACTCATTCTGGCAGCCGATGTCTATCAGACCAGAATCAAAAATTTTGTCAGCCCATTGCGAATTGAAACGCCCAACGTATTTCTCGCACCCGGTCCCTTGAACGAGGCTCTAACAGACGCGATTACCGAAAACTTGAAAGACCCCGCCAATGCAAGCCTTGCACTCGTCCTTATTTTTTTAGATCATCTCAACGAGCCAGAATTCGGGTTGGTTGGCAATGGCAATGGGACAGGCATAGATGAATTGACGCAGTTATTTGTATCCAACGCCGCGCTGATCCCTTTTGGCACCATAGCACCCGAACAGGCAGCAGACCCCACCGCAGTAATAGTCACACCTCGCAATTTTGGTCGCATAACGCTCTACGGTGCTGACCTATCATTTGCGTATTATCCAAACGAAATATGGGCTTTTACCGGCAATTACTCCTACGTCAGCAAGGACTTGTTCCCCAATTTAGACAACATCGGCGACATTGCCCTCAATGCCCCCCGGCACAAATTTAACATCGGTATCGATTGTCAACTGCCCAATACACCACTTATTATTAGTGGGAAATTGCGCTATCGCGGTGGTTTCCCCATGCAATCGGGTATATATGTCGGCAAGGTAGATTCTCATACTGTTTTGGATTTGAATTTGACCTATCAATTGCCACTTTCAAATGACCGCTTCACGACCTCCTTAAATCTGAATGCCAGCAATTTGCTAAACCAGGGATATCGATCATTTGTCGGTTCGCCGTGGATCGGACGCCTGATTACGAGCAGCTTACACGTTCGGTTCTAA
- a CDS encoding Gfo/Idh/MocA family oxidoreductase has translation MDKLKVGILGLGRGFTHFRNFLALEEAEVIGACDRFPRLRERAEQHLASVGASASILPEFDDLLDLKPDAVVVATNGKLQVEHGCEAMRAGCHVLSEVPGAYTQEECMNLRQTVEYTGKTYMLGENTCYWDFFRYFRKWVAEDRFGPISIAEGEYIHHLPATLFRPDSSRHTPTRARAVGYEDAMPIWRADQPPIQYLTHDLGPLLEVIDDRCVSVSCRSAPFRSADAPLRSDGQIAVFETAKGALIKIMVTLNTARPSEHRYRIFGVEGGAEWFSYEKHARRFSRGADHRSGWEVLPVGLGAHGDDTSAGHGGADLKLARHFTQSILAGKPAPIDVYRAIEYCLPGILANKSAELGGAPVPIPDFRLTPFDHTIFWDSLGLPERDPESRPYQPPG, from the coding sequence ATGGATAAACTCAAAGTAGGTATTCTGGGTCTTGGTCGCGGTTTTACGCATTTTAGAAATTTTCTCGCTCTGGAAGAGGCTGAGGTTATTGGTGCTTGCGATCGCTTTCCGCGTTTGAGAGAACGCGCCGAGCAACATCTAGCATCGGTTGGTGCTTCGGCTTCAATTTTGCCCGAGTTTGACGATTTGCTCGATCTCAAGCCCGATGCTGTTGTGGTTGCGACGAATGGGAAATTGCAGGTGGAACACGGATGTGAGGCGATGCGCGCGGGTTGTCATGTGCTTTCTGAGGTGCCGGGGGCTTATACGCAGGAAGAGTGTATGAATTTGCGGCAGACCGTTGAGTACACAGGCAAAACCTATATGCTGGGAGAAAATACCTGTTATTGGGATTTTTTTCGCTATTTTCGCAAGTGGGTTGCCGAAGATCGCTTTGGTCCGATTTCCATTGCCGAAGGCGAATATATTCACCATTTGCCGGCTACGCTTTTTCGACCGGATAGTTCGCGGCATACGCCGACTCGAGCGCGAGCAGTCGGTTATGAGGATGCAATGCCGATCTGGCGCGCCGATCAACCGCCTATTCAATACCTGACGCATGACCTGGGGCCATTGCTCGAAGTAATTGACGACCGCTGTGTTTCTGTTTCTTGCCGTAGCGCTCCGTTCCGAAGTGCCGACGCGCCCCTGCGTTCCGATGGTCAGATCGCGGTGTTCGAAACAGCAAAGGGCGCGCTTATTAAAATTATGGTTACGCTGAATACAGCCCGGCCTTCTGAACACCGATATCGCATTTTTGGCGTTGAGGGCGGTGCCGAGTGGTTTAGCTATGAAAAACACGCTCGTCGCTTTTCCCGAGGGGCTGATCATCGCAGTGGTTGGGAGGTTTTGCCCGTTGGTCTTGGCGCACATGGCGATGATACTTCTGCAGGGCACGGCGGTGCGGACTTAAAGCTCGCCCGACATTTTACACAGTCTATTCTCGCTGGCAAGCCGGCGCCGATTGATGTGTATCGCGCCATTGAGTACTGCTTGCCGGGTATTCTGGCAAATAAATCTGCTGAGTTGGGCGGTGCGCCAGTTCCCATTCCGGATTTTCGCCTCACGCCATTTGATCACACAATTTTTTGGGACAGTTTGGGACTTCCCGAACGCGATCCAGAATCCCGGCCGTATCAGCCGCCTGGGTAG
- the pheT gene encoding phenylalanine--tRNA ligase subunit beta: MPTITVNKPDFERLAEQAYSSESLSAALETAKAEIDAEEGDTLRIQLKDTNRPDLWSAEGLARLLKSHRENVQPDYPFFDASGVSEEREVIVDPALRDVRPYIAAFACEGIAIDEAALDALIEAQEKLADGYGRGRSVVAIGIYDASDIVYPVRYDAVDPDATAFVPLEFESEMSLRQILSDHPTGRTYAHLLEGKDKFPLIRDSRGEVLSMPPVINSQSLGRVEVGDTFLFCEATGPELDAILLSMAIMAVNMADRGGRIYPVTVRYPYQTPRGRVLTCPYDLTEPLEVDVDEIYKVVGSHVSMGQIQTALNAMGYRDIDVRERSVNARPAPYRDDILHPVDVVEDVVIGVGYEAFDPEMPRDFTVGKAAPEEDLADRFRNLMVGSGFQEVFLPILCSEKEQTVDMNNPDARIISISNPMSENYSAIRGSLLPGLLKTEATSRRALYPHRIFEVGEVGVLDPGENYGTRTDIHLCALEASDEANLSGVQSYLEVLSYYFNFEYAIAPIDHPTFLPGRSGEIRTGERVYGLIGEIHPSVLEVWGINYPVSVFEVDIRIVSV, encoded by the coding sequence ATGCCAACGATTACAGTTAATAAACCCGATTTTGAACGTCTCGCAGAGCAGGCTTATTCTTCGGAGAGTCTGAGTGCTGCGCTTGAGACGGCGAAGGCCGAGATCGATGCTGAAGAGGGCGATACGCTTCGCATTCAGCTCAAGGATACCAATCGCCCCGATTTGTGGTCGGCAGAGGGGCTTGCGCGGTTGCTCAAAAGTCATCGGGAGAATGTTCAACCCGATTATCCTTTTTTTGATGCGTCTGGTGTGTCGGAGGAAAGGGAAGTTATTGTCGATCCCGCGTTGCGAGATGTTCGTCCCTATATTGCCGCTTTTGCATGTGAGGGTATTGCGATTGACGAAGCGGCACTGGATGCGCTTATCGAGGCGCAGGAAAAACTCGCCGATGGGTATGGGCGCGGTCGCAGCGTTGTTGCGATTGGGATTTACGATGCGTCCGATATTGTGTATCCGGTGCGATACGATGCGGTTGATCCCGATGCGACGGCTTTTGTTCCTCTGGAGTTTGAGTCTGAGATGTCTTTGCGACAGATTTTGTCCGATCATCCCACGGGCAGAACGTATGCACATCTTCTCGAAGGGAAGGATAAGTTTCCGCTGATCCGCGATTCGCGCGGCGAGGTTCTGTCCATGCCTCCTGTGATTAATAGCCAGAGCCTGGGGCGCGTTGAGGTGGGGGATACGTTTTTGTTTTGCGAGGCGACGGGTCCTGAACTCGACGCTATTCTTTTGTCTATGGCGATTATGGCGGTCAATATGGCTGATCGGGGCGGTCGCATTTATCCCGTGACGGTGCGCTATCCATACCAGACGCCGAGGGGACGAGTGCTGACGTGTCCTTATGATCTGACCGAGCCGTTGGAGGTCGATGTAGATGAGATTTACAAAGTGGTTGGGTCACATGTTTCGATGGGGCAGATTCAGACTGCGCTCAACGCGATGGGTTATCGGGATATTGATGTGCGAGAGCGGAGTGTCAATGCGCGTCCTGCGCCTTATCGCGACGATATTTTGCATCCCGTGGATGTTGTGGAAGATGTTGTGATCGGCGTGGGGTACGAGGCTTTTGATCCCGAGATGCCCCGGGATTTTACGGTTGGCAAAGCCGCGCCAGAAGAGGATCTTGCTGACCGATTTCGCAATCTCATGGTTGGAAGTGGATTTCAAGAGGTTTTTTTGCCGATTCTGTGTTCTGAAAAAGAACAGACCGTGGATATGAATAATCCAGATGCACGGATTATTTCGATTTCAAATCCTATGTCCGAAAATTACAGTGCGATTCGAGGGTCGTTGTTGCCCGGTTTGCTCAAGACCGAAGCTACAAGCCGTCGCGCGCTGTACCCGCATCGGATTTTTGAAGTGGGTGAGGTGGGGGTTCTCGATCCGGGGGAAAATTACGGTACGCGCACAGATATCCATCTTTGCGCGCTCGAAGCGAGTGACGAAGCCAATTTGTCCGGTGTTCAGAGCTATCTGGAGGTGTTGTCCTATTATTTTAATTTTGAATACGCGATTGCGCCGATTGATCATCCCACATTTTTGCCCGGGCGCAGTGGTGAGATCCGCACGGGCGAGCGCGTTTACGGGCTTATTGGTGAGATTCATCCCAGCGTTCTCGAAGTCTGGGGTATTAATTATCCCGTGAGTGTATTTGAGGTTGATATCCGGATTGTATCTGTTTGA